A portion of the Manihot esculenta cultivar AM560-2 chromosome 2, M.esculenta_v8, whole genome shotgun sequence genome contains these proteins:
- the LOC110609723 gene encoding uncharacterized protein LOC110609723 isoform X2 — protein MDKSADGEAPTAVATAAEEIQQQESSRVRRRLVQSTLLRHKSPAVETPGDQKDDKECNDEVKDGDDEECSGSRGKKKRTRKRKESPKTKTPKVSRKAKAVSSAEATPEKDATPKKSKRSSINAAGRKSATPKKNGTSVGKIADYLTENSDALLQIPNLRLEAKMVAEDDAVSLDWRDWKFCEKFFTNSSFTPEGSFSSIFECTVKSLSFDEFPSVLHLTGSHFQDNKPPDECLPQQEVLYEASATAMSCGAWVECYQQIKDTEINHQVNEVGLLSGCARKSDAEHQTKNLEERVSSHPGCANQLDNRLWTFKYQPKKAMEICGNHDSVKFLNEWLCTWHQRGYEASKASSVADECYMQDPDYNCSQSDSDSGNAGEDANFKNVLLITGPVGSGKSAAIYACAKEQGFRVLEFNTSECRNGAAVKERFGVLDSQSTLDSQLLQWSQESPLEFQTMDTIKPPAVVQEIDGKVIEVIPIADEDISHEATETSEQFVYKDSSVPCSQGPLKLLILFEDVDVIFAEDRGFLTAIQQISDKVKWPVILTTNSDKTVLPDSLDRLELCFKMPLEKELFQHLCMVCSAENADVQPHQVEQLIKFCQRDIRKIIMHLQFWCQGEQFIKGNEVRRLFSRLPFDLEDVYQILPKMIPWDFPSQLSELVEKEITMSLCMMEENGVSTVVITDDKDMHNHMEKHICETDSIKAKKKVMLSNNSFDHDPIDFIPPFNLACDFLDSSNSPFPSSRKNSKRKLVAMSSDSEDDRVPTSLEKDISNGFFLENGGFAPHHPNFQIGFSPSTDLQFYSESEKLEENLYLCSETAVHLDVKDTCISVDVSCVPESSYVPETEIDDGTRIFGRVSCGQMGQAEIIEETSVSNEFRQNILSVDAKNFDEPMPKLCKDSDVLGGTCDMTAVSSHEEVEDSQNDLTESITREHQLMDECSCMDFSRKFNQHQKRGSSDVIDTVQESWRKLRDRRADLRHLAAAEHKYCSGIMKLACGMSNLISEAEVLQTKCQSLDSLGLPMVFSEESEAFSWGNEQLQMASTIVQHGFCTYAKDIVAAGLNMGYRNNGGLTWEVLSATTKMKVSNSLGQNVNAKNLHVGLGAEMTLLENGSSNSEQKSQSINIIQSVVPSRAYMTMKGDALYEYRSSLACISRSESSRLSEGDSKTRRRRGRAARNYLSTGSLMLSPEEISLLGQSSMHGKISPQSLETKY, from the exons ATGGATAAATCGGCTGACGGAGAAGCGCCGACGGCGGTAGCCACTGCTGCGGAAGAGATTCAGCAGCAGGAGAGCAGTAGAGTTCGCCGCCGTCTGGTTCAGTCCACTCTGTTACGGCATAAATCTCCAGCAGTGGAAACTCCAGGTGACCAAAAGGACGATAAAGAATGCAATGACGAGGTTAAGGATGGTGATGACGAGGAGTGCAGTGGGAGTCGAGGCAAGAAGAAAAGAACGCGGAAGCGAAAAGAGAGTCCCAAAACTAAAACTCCTAAAGTTTCAAGGAAG GCAAAGGCGGTGTCATCTGCAGAAGCAACGCCAGAAAAGGATGCTACACCTAAAAAGTCAAAGCGTtcatccataaatgctgcaggtaGAAAGAGTGCCACACCTAAAAAGAATGGGACAAGTGTTGGGAAAATTGCAGATTATTTGACAGAGAACAGTGACGCATTGCTACAAATCCCTAATCTGAGATTAGAGGCAAAAATGGTGGCTGAG GATGATGCTGTGTCTCTTGATTGGAGAGATTGGAAATTTTGTGAGAAATTCTTTACCAATAGCAGTTTTACTCCCGAAGGCTCATTCTCTTCAATTTTTGAATGTACTGTCAAGTCATTATCATTTGATGAGTTTCCAAGTGTGTTGCATCTCACTGGTTCACATTTTCAAGATAATAAACCTCCGGATGAATGTCTTCCTCAGCAAGAAGTTTTGTATGAAGCATCAGCAACAGCCATGTCATGTGGTGCATGGGTGGAATGCTATCAGCAGATTAAGGATACTGAAATA AACCATCAGGTCAATGAAGTTGGTCTGCTTTCTGGTTGTGCAAGAAAATCAGATGCTGAGCACCAAACCAAAAATCTGGAAGAAAG GGTATCATCTCACCCTGGTTGTGCTAATCAGCTTGATAACAGATTGTGGACATTTAAGTACCAGCCCAAGAAGGCCATGGAG ATATGTGGTAATCATGATTCAGTAAAATTTTTGAACGAATGGCTTTGCACTTGGCATCAAAGAGGTTATGAAGCTAGCAAAGCATCCTCTGTTGCTGATGAATGTTATATGCAAGATCCTGATTATAACTGTTCCCAAAGTGATTCTGATTCTGGAAACGCTGGTGAAGATGCCAACTTTAAGAATGTTCTCTTAATTACCGGACCAGTCGGG AGTGGGAAGTCAGCAGCTATCTATGCTTGCGCTAAGGAACAAGGGTTCAGAGTTCTGGAG TTCAATACCTCAGAGTGTCGAAATGGAGCTGCTGTGAAGGAAAGATTTGGTGTGTTAGATTCGCAATCCACTTTAGACTCTCAACTCCTTCAATG GTCACAGGAAAGTCCTTTAGAATTTCAGACCATGGACACTATAAAGCCCCCTGCAGTAGTGCAAGAGATTGATGGCAAAGTGATTGAAGTGATACCAATAGCAGATGAGGATATTTCTCATGAAGCTACTGAAACATCTGAGCAGTTTGTTTACAAGGACAGTTCAGTTCCCTGTAGTCAAGGTCCACTTAAACTCTTGATTCTGTTTGAGGATGTGGATGTTATCTTTGCTGAAGATCGTGGTTTTCTTACTGCAATACAACAAATTTCTGATAAAGTAAAGTGGCCTGTGATACTGACCACAAATA GTGACAAAACTGTTCTCCCTGACAGTTTGGATAGGCTAGAATTGTGTTTTAAAATGCCATTAGAGAAGGAGCTTTTTCAGCATCTGTGCATG GTTTGTTCTGCAGAGAATGCTGATGTTCAACCTCACCAAGTAgagcaattaattaaattttgtcaGCGAGATATCAGGAAAATCATTATGCATCTACAGTTCTGGTGTCAGGGTGAACAATTCATTAAAG GTAATGAAGTGAGGAGACTTTTCAGTCGACTGCCATTTGATCTTGAAGATGTCTATCAAATATTGCCAAAGATGATCCCCTGGGATTTCCCTTCTCAGTTGTCTGAGCTAGTTGAGAAGGAGATCACAATGTCATTATGCATGATGGAAGAAAATGGTGTCTCCACAGTAGTTATTACAGATGATAAAGATATGCATAACCATATGGAGAAGCATATTTGTGAAACAGATAGTATCAAGGCCAAGAAGAAAGTAATGTTAAGCAATAATAGCTTTGATCATGATCCCATTGACTTCATCCCTCCTTTCAATCTTGCATGTGATTTTTTGGATTCCTCAAACAGCCCATTTCCATCCTCTCGGAAAAACAGTAAAAGAAAACTTGTGGCGATGTCTTCTGActctgaagatgatagagtgcCAACAAGTCTTGAAAAGGATATTAGTAATGGGTTTTTCCTTGAAAATGGTGGATTTGCCCCTCATCATCCAAACTTCCAAATAGGCTTCAGCCCATCAACTGACCTGCAATTTTATTCTGAGTCAGAAAAGCTGGAAGAAAACCTTTATCTATGTTCAGAAACAGCAGTTCACTTAGATGTAAAAGACACATGCATATCGGTTGATGTATCTTGTGTGCCGGAATCATCTTATGTTCCTGAAACTGAAATTGATGATGGAACAAGAATATTTGGTAGGGTGTCTTGTGGACAAATGGGCCAGGCAGAAATTATAGAAGAAACTTCAGTAAGCAACGAATTCAGACAAAACATATTGTCAGTGGATGCCAAGAATTTTGATGAACCTATGCCCAAATTGTGTAAAGATTCTGACGTGTTAGGAGGTACTTGTGATATGACTGCAGTATCATCACATGAAGAGGTGGAAGATTCTCAAAATGATCTCACGGAATCCATCACAAGAGAACATCAGCTGATGGACGAGTGTAGCTGTATGGACTTCAGTAGGAAATTCAATCAGCACCAGAAACGTGGGTCCTCTGATGTGATTGATACAGTACAAGAGTCATGGAGAAAACTTCGTGATCGTCGTGCAGACCTGAGACATTTAGCAGCTGCAGAACACAAATATTGTTCTGGAATCATGAAACTTGCTTGTGGGATGAGCAATCTAATTTCAGAAGCCGAAGTATTGCAGACTAAGTGCCAATCACTT GACTCCTTGGGATTGCCAATGGTTTTTTCCGAGGAATCAGAAGCATTTAGCTGGGGCAATGAGCAGTTGCAGATGGCATCAACAATTGTGCAGCATGGATTTTGTACATATGCCAAAGACATTGTTGCTGCAGGGTTAAATATGGGCTACAGAAACAATGGAGGTTTGACATGGGAGGTGCTGTCTGCCACTACAAAGATGAAAGTCAGCAACTCACTTGGACAAAATGTTAATGCTAAGAACTTACATGTTGGGCTGGGTGCGGAGATGACCTTGCTTGAGAATGGTTCATCAAATAG TGAGCAGAAGTCGCAGTCTATCAACATAATCCAGTCAGTAGTTCCTTCCCGAGCATATATGACAATGAAAGGTGATGCACTGTACGAATATCGTTCTTCTCTGGCCTGCATTTCAAGATCAGAATCTTCTCGTTTATCTGAAGGCGACAGTAAAACTAGAAGACGGAG GGGACGAGCTGCTCGGAATTACTTGAGTACTGGCTCACTAATGCTATCACCTGAAGAAATTTCATTGTTGGGCCAATCTAGCATGCATGGGAAGATTTCGCCCCAGTCATTAGAAACCAAATATTAG
- the LOC110609723 gene encoding uncharacterized protein LOC110609723 isoform X1, whose amino-acid sequence MDKSADGEAPTAVATAAEEIQQQESSRVRRRLVQSTLLRHKSPAVETPGDQKDDKECNDEVKDGDDEECSGSRGKKKRTRKRKESPKTKTPKVSRKAKAVSSAEATPEKDATPKKSKRSSINAAGRKSATPKKNGTSVGKIADYLTENSDALLQIPNLRLEAKMVAEENSRVFGGKQIHPFFLSRNTSKIGQKTDIQIKSKSITVGPIHVFEREQDDAVSLDWRDWKFCEKFFTNSSFTPEGSFSSIFECTVKSLSFDEFPSVLHLTGSHFQDNKPPDECLPQQEVLYEASATAMSCGAWVECYQQIKDTEINHQVNEVGLLSGCARKSDAEHQTKNLEERVSSHPGCANQLDNRLWTFKYQPKKAMEICGNHDSVKFLNEWLCTWHQRGYEASKASSVADECYMQDPDYNCSQSDSDSGNAGEDANFKNVLLITGPVGSGKSAAIYACAKEQGFRVLEFNTSECRNGAAVKERFGVLDSQSTLDSQLLQWSQESPLEFQTMDTIKPPAVVQEIDGKVIEVIPIADEDISHEATETSEQFVYKDSSVPCSQGPLKLLILFEDVDVIFAEDRGFLTAIQQISDKVKWPVILTTNSDKTVLPDSLDRLELCFKMPLEKELFQHLCMVCSAENADVQPHQVEQLIKFCQRDIRKIIMHLQFWCQGEQFIKGNEVRRLFSRLPFDLEDVYQILPKMIPWDFPSQLSELVEKEITMSLCMMEENGVSTVVITDDKDMHNHMEKHICETDSIKAKKKVMLSNNSFDHDPIDFIPPFNLACDFLDSSNSPFPSSRKNSKRKLVAMSSDSEDDRVPTSLEKDISNGFFLENGGFAPHHPNFQIGFSPSTDLQFYSESEKLEENLYLCSETAVHLDVKDTCISVDVSCVPESSYVPETEIDDGTRIFGRVSCGQMGQAEIIEETSVSNEFRQNILSVDAKNFDEPMPKLCKDSDVLGGTCDMTAVSSHEEVEDSQNDLTESITREHQLMDECSCMDFSRKFNQHQKRGSSDVIDTVQESWRKLRDRRADLRHLAAAEHKYCSGIMKLACGMSNLISEAEVLQTKCQSLDSLGLPMVFSEESEAFSWGNEQLQMASTIVQHGFCTYAKDIVAAGLNMGYRNNGGLTWEVLSATTKMKVSNSLGQNVNAKNLHVGLGAEMTLLENGSSNSEQKSQSINIIQSVVPSRAYMTMKGDALYEYRSSLACISRSESSRLSEGDSKTRRRRGRAARNYLSTGSLMLSPEEISLLGQSSMHGKISPQSLETKY is encoded by the exons ATGGATAAATCGGCTGACGGAGAAGCGCCGACGGCGGTAGCCACTGCTGCGGAAGAGATTCAGCAGCAGGAGAGCAGTAGAGTTCGCCGCCGTCTGGTTCAGTCCACTCTGTTACGGCATAAATCTCCAGCAGTGGAAACTCCAGGTGACCAAAAGGACGATAAAGAATGCAATGACGAGGTTAAGGATGGTGATGACGAGGAGTGCAGTGGGAGTCGAGGCAAGAAGAAAAGAACGCGGAAGCGAAAAGAGAGTCCCAAAACTAAAACTCCTAAAGTTTCAAGGAAG GCAAAGGCGGTGTCATCTGCAGAAGCAACGCCAGAAAAGGATGCTACACCTAAAAAGTCAAAGCGTtcatccataaatgctgcaggtaGAAAGAGTGCCACACCTAAAAAGAATGGGACAAGTGTTGGGAAAATTGCAGATTATTTGACAGAGAACAGTGACGCATTGCTACAAATCCCTAATCTGAGATTAGAGGCAAAAATGGTGGCTGAG gaAAATTCAAGAGTGTTTGGTGGAAAACAAATACACCCTTTTTTCTTGTCTCGGAACACGAGTAAGATAGGCCAGAAGACAGATATCCAGATAAAATCTAAAAGCATTACTGTTGGTCCTATTCATGTATTTGAAAGAGAACAG GATGATGCTGTGTCTCTTGATTGGAGAGATTGGAAATTTTGTGAGAAATTCTTTACCAATAGCAGTTTTACTCCCGAAGGCTCATTCTCTTCAATTTTTGAATGTACTGTCAAGTCATTATCATTTGATGAGTTTCCAAGTGTGTTGCATCTCACTGGTTCACATTTTCAAGATAATAAACCTCCGGATGAATGTCTTCCTCAGCAAGAAGTTTTGTATGAAGCATCAGCAACAGCCATGTCATGTGGTGCATGGGTGGAATGCTATCAGCAGATTAAGGATACTGAAATA AACCATCAGGTCAATGAAGTTGGTCTGCTTTCTGGTTGTGCAAGAAAATCAGATGCTGAGCACCAAACCAAAAATCTGGAAGAAAG GGTATCATCTCACCCTGGTTGTGCTAATCAGCTTGATAACAGATTGTGGACATTTAAGTACCAGCCCAAGAAGGCCATGGAG ATATGTGGTAATCATGATTCAGTAAAATTTTTGAACGAATGGCTTTGCACTTGGCATCAAAGAGGTTATGAAGCTAGCAAAGCATCCTCTGTTGCTGATGAATGTTATATGCAAGATCCTGATTATAACTGTTCCCAAAGTGATTCTGATTCTGGAAACGCTGGTGAAGATGCCAACTTTAAGAATGTTCTCTTAATTACCGGACCAGTCGGG AGTGGGAAGTCAGCAGCTATCTATGCTTGCGCTAAGGAACAAGGGTTCAGAGTTCTGGAG TTCAATACCTCAGAGTGTCGAAATGGAGCTGCTGTGAAGGAAAGATTTGGTGTGTTAGATTCGCAATCCACTTTAGACTCTCAACTCCTTCAATG GTCACAGGAAAGTCCTTTAGAATTTCAGACCATGGACACTATAAAGCCCCCTGCAGTAGTGCAAGAGATTGATGGCAAAGTGATTGAAGTGATACCAATAGCAGATGAGGATATTTCTCATGAAGCTACTGAAACATCTGAGCAGTTTGTTTACAAGGACAGTTCAGTTCCCTGTAGTCAAGGTCCACTTAAACTCTTGATTCTGTTTGAGGATGTGGATGTTATCTTTGCTGAAGATCGTGGTTTTCTTACTGCAATACAACAAATTTCTGATAAAGTAAAGTGGCCTGTGATACTGACCACAAATA GTGACAAAACTGTTCTCCCTGACAGTTTGGATAGGCTAGAATTGTGTTTTAAAATGCCATTAGAGAAGGAGCTTTTTCAGCATCTGTGCATG GTTTGTTCTGCAGAGAATGCTGATGTTCAACCTCACCAAGTAgagcaattaattaaattttgtcaGCGAGATATCAGGAAAATCATTATGCATCTACAGTTCTGGTGTCAGGGTGAACAATTCATTAAAG GTAATGAAGTGAGGAGACTTTTCAGTCGACTGCCATTTGATCTTGAAGATGTCTATCAAATATTGCCAAAGATGATCCCCTGGGATTTCCCTTCTCAGTTGTCTGAGCTAGTTGAGAAGGAGATCACAATGTCATTATGCATGATGGAAGAAAATGGTGTCTCCACAGTAGTTATTACAGATGATAAAGATATGCATAACCATATGGAGAAGCATATTTGTGAAACAGATAGTATCAAGGCCAAGAAGAAAGTAATGTTAAGCAATAATAGCTTTGATCATGATCCCATTGACTTCATCCCTCCTTTCAATCTTGCATGTGATTTTTTGGATTCCTCAAACAGCCCATTTCCATCCTCTCGGAAAAACAGTAAAAGAAAACTTGTGGCGATGTCTTCTGActctgaagatgatagagtgcCAACAAGTCTTGAAAAGGATATTAGTAATGGGTTTTTCCTTGAAAATGGTGGATTTGCCCCTCATCATCCAAACTTCCAAATAGGCTTCAGCCCATCAACTGACCTGCAATTTTATTCTGAGTCAGAAAAGCTGGAAGAAAACCTTTATCTATGTTCAGAAACAGCAGTTCACTTAGATGTAAAAGACACATGCATATCGGTTGATGTATCTTGTGTGCCGGAATCATCTTATGTTCCTGAAACTGAAATTGATGATGGAACAAGAATATTTGGTAGGGTGTCTTGTGGACAAATGGGCCAGGCAGAAATTATAGAAGAAACTTCAGTAAGCAACGAATTCAGACAAAACATATTGTCAGTGGATGCCAAGAATTTTGATGAACCTATGCCCAAATTGTGTAAAGATTCTGACGTGTTAGGAGGTACTTGTGATATGACTGCAGTATCATCACATGAAGAGGTGGAAGATTCTCAAAATGATCTCACGGAATCCATCACAAGAGAACATCAGCTGATGGACGAGTGTAGCTGTATGGACTTCAGTAGGAAATTCAATCAGCACCAGAAACGTGGGTCCTCTGATGTGATTGATACAGTACAAGAGTCATGGAGAAAACTTCGTGATCGTCGTGCAGACCTGAGACATTTAGCAGCTGCAGAACACAAATATTGTTCTGGAATCATGAAACTTGCTTGTGGGATGAGCAATCTAATTTCAGAAGCCGAAGTATTGCAGACTAAGTGCCAATCACTT GACTCCTTGGGATTGCCAATGGTTTTTTCCGAGGAATCAGAAGCATTTAGCTGGGGCAATGAGCAGTTGCAGATGGCATCAACAATTGTGCAGCATGGATTTTGTACATATGCCAAAGACATTGTTGCTGCAGGGTTAAATATGGGCTACAGAAACAATGGAGGTTTGACATGGGAGGTGCTGTCTGCCACTACAAAGATGAAAGTCAGCAACTCACTTGGACAAAATGTTAATGCTAAGAACTTACATGTTGGGCTGGGTGCGGAGATGACCTTGCTTGAGAATGGTTCATCAAATAG TGAGCAGAAGTCGCAGTCTATCAACATAATCCAGTCAGTAGTTCCTTCCCGAGCATATATGACAATGAAAGGTGATGCACTGTACGAATATCGTTCTTCTCTGGCCTGCATTTCAAGATCAGAATCTTCTCGTTTATCTGAAGGCGACAGTAAAACTAGAAGACGGAG GGGACGAGCTGCTCGGAATTACTTGAGTACTGGCTCACTAATGCTATCACCTGAAGAAATTTCATTGTTGGGCCAATCTAGCATGCATGGGAAGATTTCGCCCCAGTCATTAGAAACCAAATATTAG